The Amaranthus tricolor cultivar Red isolate AtriRed21 chromosome 2, ASM2621246v1, whole genome shotgun sequence genome contains the following window.
gattaaaagttaaaactatCAAAATCTGACAACTTTACTATAAAATTTTCGCTTTTTAATATTCTACGACTTTTTCTTAATAACAACCTAATATTCTACAATTTCaactatttttgaaaaatttcatagtcaatcatttttaaaagtatcaattttatcttttaaaacaATTTATGTTTTTAGCTGTGAAGTGtgaagtgtgaagtaatgaagggaattaatcaaaaaaatctAGCCAAAAATCAAAGTTGATACTAGTACTCATCATCTAAggaacaaaaccaaaaaaaagagATAATTCAAAGATCAACAGTGAACTACCAAAAACATGGCACTCTTTCCCCTTCAATCCTCTTCCTTCACCAATAAACCCCAATTCCTTCTCCATAAACCACTTTCTTCTATCCCCACCAAACCCAAATTCACCATAATATGCCTAGATTCCTCCTCCCCGTCATCACAATCTTCAAAACCTACCATTAAAAATGACCCAATTGAGCAATCTTCAACCACTTCAGATAAAAAACCCATTTCATCAAATGGGCAAGGATTTGGGTCAAACCAATTGCCAAAACCATCATCAACTGGTAAAAAGAAGGGGAAGAGAGAAAGAGCTTCAATTATTCGCAGAAATCCTGTTGAAAAGCCTGCATTTTTAGATAAGAAAGCAGTGGACGAGGAAAATAAGCAACAAGGTGTTAATGAAAGTGCTTTTTTGCTTACTTGGTTGGGTCTTGGtggtattatttttgttgaggGCATTGCTCTTGCTGCTTCAGGTATTTGCTTTTTCTTCAATTACAAAGTTTATCATCAATTTATCATCTGGGTTAATCCAATtttaagtataaattaattatattaactGTAATTGTTGTGCTTCTATAAAAGTTTGTTACTTTCTCTTATTTTTGGGCTGAAGAGTGgttcttttaattttgatttgtgtTTCTTTATCTAATTTTGGTAGGAGAGACCTGTGTCTATGAGAAACGTTTGTCATGCCTAGCccattaagctttaatgggctAGGCATGACAAACGTTTCTCATAGACACAGGTCTCTCCTACCAAAATTAGATAAAGAAACACAAATCAAAATTACTTATAATATGCTTAATGCCTATTCATTAGCATGcagtacttacaatatcttaaataacTACTTATAATATGCTTATGCCCACCCGagtaacttactctatattttcctttatGCCCATCATCTTTTTGACGAATTCTTAGTCCATTGAACTTGAGTCATGGGGTTGAGAAACATTGTTAGGGATTGCATACATTTGTTTGAATTGTGAGGTATCTATGTGAATAGGAATATATGATTATAGTTTGAATGTATGTAGTTTTCTTAGTGGATGCCCTATTCATTTTAATGGAATATTCATTATGATAGTTTTGGTTGtaaataatcataatcaagTTTAAAACTTTGTTGGAGTTTGTGACATTTTAGTCCATTGGCCTATTGAATCACCGATTGAAAAAGTAAAGTTTTCATACATTTATCAGGAGTTTGGAGTTATGGAATATTGATGTTTGGAGGAATAATATTAAGGTCTTAGCTGGGTGGTAGTTTTGTAGTGGATGTTCGATGTGGTCGTAATGTGATACTCCTATTATGACGCTCTTGTTAATGTTAGTGTGATCATAATCAAGTATTAAACTTTGTTGGAGTTGGGTGATTTCTTGGTCAATTGGCCATTTGTATCATGGATCCAAAGAGTTTTAGTGATTGTGCATATCTAAGGACTTAGGAGGTATCCATGTTAACAGGACAATATTTAGCTATATGGTAGATTCGTATTCTTGTCGGATGCCTAAGCAGTCGTAATGTAATACAAAGCCAAGTTTCAACGTGCTAATGGGATGCCCTACTTTTAGCATTCTGTTTGATGCTATTGTCATGAAAATTCTGATGTTATGGATCTTGATTTATAATAATTCTTCTCAACACTTGTCAACAAGcgaattttatgtttttatgcgTTAACAATGATCTGATTCTTCACTTGTGAAGACGTTCAGTCACAACAGTTGTCTATTCAGCTGAAAAATTCATGCTTCTTCAGTTAAGTAACCTTTTATTCTTTTGTTTCGACTTTCAACAGGCTTTCTTCCAGAAGAGTGGGATAAGTTATTTGTTAAGTATTTGTACCCATCATTCACTCCCACGGTCGTCTTATTTGTTGCTGGTACAGTTGTATATGGTGTTTTCAAATACTTGCAGAACGAAAATCTGAGAAACCCAAAATGATGATTTCCTTAACACGAGACACTTACTCAATTCCTATTGGCTCATTGTTCCTTGTACTCTCATTTTCATCAACACTGGATTGAGTACAGTTACAACGATTTGTGCGACTCAAAGCTTGTACTTTACTGGTTGTCGGTTAGGGAATCTCGTTATATGTGTTCTCATTGTACGTAATACTGTATCAATGTAAATTGAGATGTAGATGGTAAAGTAAAGACTTGAGACTTAATGTATCTGAATTCTGTTAAACATGAAACTTGAAAGTATTGTAGCCTTGGTTGAAATGAGATTTTATGAATTCTTCAAACATAATTGCCAGTTATTATCATGTTTAACTTCACACGCAACTCTGTACATGAGTTCCTGCGTGACATGGTATCACAATTATCCGCGAGGGTACAACGCATATGTTCAAGTCAGAAAATGCCTTCTGAATAAACCCCAATTGTTGGCCAAGTCCATATCATTCATTCACGATGATCTATTTCTTCACTTCAAAGAGAGGAGACAGCGAATACTTGTTCTAGTTGTGATGCAGTGTCTGGGTTCGTTCGATACACATTCAATTGGAAAATAGTGTTTTTCACCATCGGTTTGTTCGGTAAGAGCTTTTCATTCTAGTTCTAAATGAATGACTATTCTATTCTttgagggactctttggccgcgctcttctttatgggtatgagttgccgccttccTGCCCTCCCCATATCCTGCTCATAGTTTTCTATAGGTGGGatctgggtatgatgatgatctGTTATTCTATTCTAATTTAGCATGTATAAGAAACCCGATTAAGAGGAAATGCCTAGTTTGGATATTGTTACATAATATAGTCAACATCGTATTGtggctttggcattgttattattgtataGAGATAGTAAAGCAAATAGCCATCGCTAAGAAAGATAGTTTCTCTTATCCACTCTAGTTTTGAAGACTTCATTGGTTATTCTTACTCCTTATTTGTGCTCGTGCTCAGGTGCGAGGTTGAAATAAAGTAGCTTTGCAGTTCTTAAATGAGCTTTAGGGCAGAAATTTCGACAGATCCACTCGGTTATCAAGTGAAAGTGTGCTGATGAATCTTTCAACAGGTTGTGCATTTTGAGGTAATTGACGTATGACTCCCCTTCTATGTACGTTATAGAATAAGATTGTTTTTGTTGATAAAGCTTTATTGTTCCAATAAGTTTTGGGTCATATGTTTACTTACCCTGCCTAGTTGGGAGCTACTTAATGCCATTTGAGTAATAGATATGTTGTTCCATTTATTAGACATGCACAAAGTGCTCGATGGACAAAGGcttattagaattttttttgtagttcTCGTATTTAGTAGTATTAGTAGATTGTCGCATATATCAAGTCTACAAGGTCTATTGCAGATAACCTTGTATCGGACCTTGTCATTGAAGCCAATGCCGTTGTTGTTTCAGTTGAGTGCTGTATGTTCACTATCCATTCTATATCCCTATTTTATGAAGATTCATGGATTGCGCTACAATGGGTGGCTTCTCACAGTAACGGTTCTGGACTAGAtccatggatcaatgatcatgctGATCTTCATCGGATCGTAGGAAATCTGCGAATATCTGTCACACCTTGTTAGCTAAGGTAGGCTCGCTTGGACTTCCTGGGGATGACAGTTGAAGGGATGATTTTGGTTCACCCTTTTTTGGGGAGGATGATAAAATGTGGATATACATGTGTCCTACAGGATACAAATACAAGACTtgtcaaccaaaagcttaagctgatggttaagatcccaagatatgttatatactctaacacacccTCTCACACAAGAGCCCATtgagctagaagtgtggatgcgcataggcgctgagtattccactttaaatgaggggtggttgagattcgaacctgtgacctcttgtcacgttgactCTGaaaccatgtcaaggaaccatcttaaccaaaagcttaagctgatggttaaggcctcaggatatgttatatactctaacagggCCACAAGAGCCTAAAGTGAAGCTTTCTGTCGAGGATCTAGCAAGGACGGGTTCGACAGGGTGCTG
Protein-coding sequences here:
- the LOC130806961 gene encoding protein LPA2 codes for the protein MALFPLQSSSFTNKPQFLLHKPLSSIPTKPKFTIICLDSSSPSSQSSKPTIKNDPIEQSSTTSDKKPISSNGQGFGSNQLPKPSSTGKKKGKRERASIIRRNPVEKPAFLDKKAVDEENKQQGVNESAFLLTWLGLGGIIFVEGIALAASGFLPEEWDKLFVKYLYPSFTPTVVLFVAGTVVYGVFKYLQNENLRNPK